The genomic DNA CCTGTTATGTGCCTAGCATGTTCCCTTCCAGCGGTTGGCAAGAGTGCTTAGATTATGACATAACAGGGGCCGTCTTTTTTATGCCTGTCTATTTCCCTAAATACTCCGTTTCAAAAGCTATCTTACCTGCATAAAATTGATACCATTCAGTATCACTATGCTCATACTTACGATAAATACCCCAACAAAAAGAATCTACTGCTTGCAACCCTGAACTTGCTTTAGAGTCTTCATGATGAATGTATAATGGAATATTTAATGGTAATCGTCCTTCCAACTGATTAGCTAAATATTTATTAAAATCTTCAATTTCAACCTTATTCTTGCACTTATCTACAATCATAGTTACCGCTGGATTAACTGAACTCAAATCAACCTTTTCTAATATAAAATTAGCAAGGTAATTATAAAGTTTCTTCCTACCAGCCTTATTAGTTAAATAGTCATAAACATTTCTTTTATTAAGCACAACTGTATAAATAGCCCAATCCTGATTTTTAATATGCCTGTAAAAATATTGTTTAGTCTTAATAGAATCACTCGTTGCATGCAATTCATCAACAACTCGCTTATTCTTCTTTTTATGGTTTACTTTATTTCTTAGCGTTTTACGAACAGATGTTTTAAAACTTATTACAGCATCTTTGTTATAACAAACAAGCAAGGTAATTACGAATTTTTGTGATGGTTTTTTATTTTTATAATCAAACCCTAAATCACCTGACTCATCTAGATAAATAAACATTTAACATCCTTGTTAATCACGGTTCTGGTTTGCCAACACCTTCACATGGAGAATGTTGCACCTCTTTTATCAGTTTTTTGCCAGTAGAGGTAATCATTCCAGGTGTGCTCTGAAAAATATGAGCTTCACTCGTCCAGGTACAGAATAGCGTACAATACAAACCCATGTGTAACAAGGAGTGATATGGAGGTACGGTATGCATTCCCACGCAGAGCATGGGAACGAGGACGGGGAATGCAGAGCGTGGGAACGAGGAACCTTATGCGCGTGAATTCTCCATGCCAGACTAGCCTAATACCGCCCCGCCGCCTCATAAAAAAGACGCTCCAGAGGCGCATAACAACCATGTTTCATTGCATGTTCCATTGCTGCGTAATACATTGCTCTATTCTTACCATCCAGTATTGGCGGCATTAATCGGGCGTTCAGGCACTGCACCATTACCAGGGCGCGACCCACACGTCCGTTACCATCGCCAAAGGGATGAATCAAAATAAAATATGCGTGTGCCCTGGCAATCGCCTCAAGCGTAACAGACTGTGCCTCTTTGTAGACCCACCGGTTTATTTCTTCTGCAATATCATCCGGCTCTGTGGTTTGTACACCAACTAGTTGCCCCATGACACGTATTTTTCTGGAATAGAAGCCAGCATCATCAAAAATACCTCGCATAAAATCAGCATGCAAGGTCTTGATGCCCTCCTCCGTGATTAACATCGGCTCACCGTTTTCCACAATCCGTTGCCAAAGCTGCCTGTGCGTTATAAAGGTATTGAAGCCTTCATGAAAGGTCTGCCTGCTCATATTACCGGGCAGTTTTTTCTCATCAATAATCTTGTCAAAATCAGCCTTGCTAATATCCGTTTCAATCTCAAGCGTGCCATAACTCAAGCGACGCAAAAAGGGGAGAAACA from Gammaproteobacteria bacterium includes the following:
- a CDS encoding DUF3800 domain-containing protein, coding for MFIYLDESGDLGFDYKNKKPSQKFVITLLVCYNKDAVISFKTSVRKTLRNKVNHKKKNKRVVDELHATSDSIKTKQYFYRHIKNQDWAIYTVVLNKRNVYDYLTNKAGRKKLYNYLANFILEKVDLSSVNPAVTMIVDKCKNKVEIEDFNKYLANQLEGRLPLNIPLYIHHEDSKASSGLQAVDSFCWGIYRKYEHSDTEWYQFYAGKIAFETEYLGK